The segment aaatacaaaacaaaggaaataaaggtcagaacgtgacagtatggGATATTCACTATAGGATTAACCTCTCTAGTCTATCATTTAAACATTTTGACAAAGAGGTGTCCATACCCTGGGTTTACTTATTGTAATGGTTGTGATTACAAAATGTGTAATTCATGAAATATTCacagaaatgcattgaataacataaTATATTTAATAGAGAAATGTATATTTCATAAAGAGTGAATAACTTCAAATAAGTATAACTAATGGCTGGCACGAAATCTCAAAGAAAGAAACACTGCAGGAGCTACGATTACCAATGCCTTGTCATGCATTGCCATGTTTGAGTACATACAAAATAAAGCTACATGATCTCTTGGTCATAGCCAAATGCTACCATAACCTGTCCATTTGGGAAAAAAGGTGTACCCAACCTTTTCTCCTCCCCTTTGACCTCTTCAGGACGACACAATGGCACTATGTGCAAAAGACCACTGGGTATTACAATATGAATGGCACATGCAGAGTCTGCAATTCATGTTCACTATATATGTGACAGGTGGAGTCTTCAAATGGCTGGGCAGATCACACCGACAAGGCACAACAAGCCCAGCTACCATGGGGAAGGTAAACCTTCGAAACAGCTATGAGGGATCATAGAGTAGAATAGTAAAAAGGGTGTTCATGGCAATATCAATTTCAGGCATTCCCATTGAATTCATGTGAGTGTTTTTGTGTTCTGGTATTCTTGTACCACCATTGATTAGAATTGAAAGGATTAAGCTTATCCTTGATCAATTCATCTTTGTATTAATCCTTGATCAATCTTGAATGTTCTGTCTTTATGAATATTAACAACATGATGTAAACTTTATGCCTAGATCATCTTCTACGAAGACAAGGACTATGGTGGCCGTCACTTTGAATGCAATGGTGACTGCACAGACATGCTCGGCCTTCTCAGCCGGTGTAACTCCATCAAGGTGACATGTGGATGCTTCATGATCTATGAGAAGCCCAACTACACTGGCCAACAGTACTACCTGTGTCGAGGAGAGTATCCTGACTACAATCGTTGGATGGGCACAAATGACAACATCAACTCATGCCACATCATCTCCTCGGTGAGCTCTCTGTTTGTATGACTGCCATTACAAAAATTAAGTTAATAAATGTGTATTCATGGACAGTTTATCAAAAGTTCATGAATATATTGCTCCAGTTAACCTTTtcctgaaataaaataaaaacgtttACTTGTATTCTATGTTTATTTCACTTTCCCATAGTACAAATAGTACATTCGCTATAAAAGTATGTTCAGATGTATATATAGTGGAATCTATATATATTTCACTCTCAAAAGGTAAACTTGGAGCATTCTAATTTGGGGCATAAATTATGCAAATGATAAAGTGAGGAATTCTGCATAGACATGCTCCTGAGAGATCATTGCTAAATTCTTGAAGGGTTTTAATCTTGTGATTAAATGTCACTTATTACATTTGTAACAAGttggtgcaggtgtgtgtgtgtgtagggctgggGGTGTGTAACCATAATGATTTGTAATGCTCCTCTGATTATCAAGATAAAGATAGAAGTTCTAAGATGGCACAATtctaatgtttttttttcaccttCTCAAATCAATATCAGGTGCCTGGATCCTACAACATGCGTCTCTTTGAGAGACTAGAGTATGGTGGGCAGATCATGGATCTTGTGGATGACTGTCCCAGCGTCATGGATCGTTTCAACATCAATGACATTTTCTCTTGCAATGTGAAAGGAGGAAACTGGCTGTTCTACGAGCACCCAAACTACAGGGGGAGGATGTACCTTATAAAGCCTGGGTATTACAGGAGATTCAGCGAATGGGGCGGCAGGAGTGCCAGAGTGGGTTCTATTCGACGAATCATGGACTACTAAACATACCATCCTATCAATGAATTGGACGTTGTGGCTGGCATCTCTGTGGATAGCTAGGACTCATGGTGGGACAATAGCTCAATCACTCAAGTCAAGAGATTGTATACCCCACCCTCACTGCACGTTAATGGAGAATCAAATGTTCTGTTATTGGTATAAAACAcaaacataaaagtagagagaagGTGAAAATTAAATTGGAGAAGATGTCGAACAAACCACAACGACATGATGGGATATAAGAAGTTCCAAGGAAAGACAGCTGATTACAAAGCCTATGGGCAAAAATTACACTTTTAAATTGGAATATCTTCAGACAAAAACAAAGAGGACCAATGCAATACACACTTCTCAATTTTAAAATACCTGTATTGTTATGGCATGTTCAGCTGATCAGGTTCTTCATTTTTGATGTCATTTTGACCTTTGTATATGATGGACCAATACTTATCAATGATGATCTCTGACTATATAATTTGAATGGTAGCAAGTCTCTGGCTCTGTTCTTGACCAATGACTCAGTGCTACAATAAACAAATGGAAACATGGAACTCTGATATTCTAGTAATTAACTATTCAATAATCCCACCACAATTACCAGATGGGATATCACACAATTCAAATATCGGCCAGACATTGGTTTCTTATAGAGATGCATATTCTGATCGCTCTATTGATTGGCTATTTATCTTCCTGATATATTTGTCAGGGACCATGCAAAACAATTGTTTCAC is part of the Oncorhynchus gorbuscha isolate QuinsamMale2020 ecotype Even-year linkage group LG09, OgorEven_v1.0, whole genome shotgun sequence genome and harbors:
- the LOC124043980 gene encoding gamma-crystallin M2-like; its protein translation is MGKIIFYEDKDYGGRHFECNGDCTDMLGLLSRCNSIKVTCGCFMIYEKPNYTGQQYYLCRGEYPDYNRWMGTNDNINSCHIISSVPGSYNMRLFERLEYGGQIMDLVDDCPSVMDRFNINDIFSCNVKGGNWLFYEHPNYRGRMYLIKPGYYRRFSEWGGRSARVGSIRRIMDY